One window of Bacteroides sp. AN502(2024) genomic DNA carries:
- the atpD gene encoding F0F1 ATP synthase subunit beta: MSQIIGHISQVIGPVVDVYFEGTDAELVLPSIHDALEIKRSNGKILVVEVQQHIGENTVRTVAMDSTDGLQRGMKVYPTGGPITMPIGEQIKGRLMNVVGDSIDGMKGLDRKGAYSIHREPPKFEDLTTVQEVLFTGIKVIDLLEPYAKGGKIGLFGGAGVGKTVLIQELINNIAKKHNGFSVFAGVGERTREGNDLLREMIESGVIRYGEAFKEGMEKGHWDLSKVDYNELEKSQVSLIFGQMNEPPGARASVALSGLTVAESFRDAGKEGEKRDILFFIDNIFRFTQAGSEVSALLGRMPSAVGYQPTLATEMGAMQERITSTRKGSITSVQAVYVPADDLTDPAPATTFSHLDATTVLDRKITELGIYPAVDPLASTSRILDPHIVGQEHYDVAQQVKQILQRNKELQDIISILGMEELSEEDKMVVNRARRVQRFLSQPFAVAEQFTGVPGVMVGIEDTIRGFRMILEGEVDYLPEQAFLNVGTIEEAIEKGKKLLEQAAKK, encoded by the coding sequence ATGTCACAGATTATTGGACATATCTCGCAGGTGATTGGTCCTGTGGTCGATGTCTACTTTGAGGGTACGGATGCGGAACTGGTGCTGCCAAGCATTCATGATGCACTGGAGATAAAGAGGTCAAACGGCAAAATACTGGTTGTGGAAGTTCAGCAACATATCGGTGAAAATACGGTGCGTACCGTAGCGATGGATAGTACTGACGGACTTCAGAGAGGCATGAAAGTGTATCCCACCGGAGGTCCGATCACCATGCCGATTGGCGAACAGATTAAAGGACGACTGATGAACGTGGTGGGTGATTCAATCGACGGTATGAAAGGACTCGACCGCAAAGGCGCATATTCCATTCACCGGGAACCCCCTAAGTTTGAGGATTTGACAACTGTGCAAGAGGTGCTTTTCACGGGTATCAAAGTGATCGACCTGCTCGAACCGTATGCTAAAGGTGGTAAGATCGGTTTGTTCGGTGGTGCCGGTGTGGGAAAAACCGTATTGATTCAGGAACTTATCAATAATATCGCCAAGAAACATAACGGATTCTCTGTATTTGCCGGAGTAGGTGAACGTACCCGTGAAGGTAATGACCTGCTACGTGAAATGATCGAATCCGGTGTGATCCGTTACGGTGAGGCATTCAAGGAAGGAATGGAGAAAGGGCATTGGGATCTTTCGAAAGTGGATTATAACGAACTGGAGAAATCGCAAGTATCGCTGATATTCGGTCAGATGAACGAACCTCCGGGTGCACGTGCTTCTGTGGCATTGTCCGGACTGACGGTAGCGGAATCTTTCCGCGATGCGGGAAAAGAAGGTGAGAAACGCGATATCCTGTTCTTTATTGATAATATTTTCCGTTTCACGCAAGCAGGGTCGGAAGTGTCCGCTCTTTTGGGACGCATGCCGTCCGCTGTTGGTTATCAACCTACGCTGGCTACGGAAATGGGGGCAATGCAGGAACGTATCACGTCTACCCGCAAAGGTTCTATCACTTCCGTACAGGCGGTGTATGTGCCTGCCGATGACTTGACCGACCCGGCTCCGGCAACAACTTTCAGCCATTTGGACGCGACTACCGTACTCGATCGTAAGATTACGGAGCTGGGTATTTATCCGGCTGTAGACCCGTTGGCTTCTACGTCACGTATCCTCGATCCGCATATTGTGGGTCAGGAACACTACGATGTGGCGCAGCAAGTGAAACAAATTTTGCAACGTAACAAGGAATTGCAGGACATTATTTCCATCCTTGGTATGGAGGAACTTTCGGAAGAAGACAAGATGGTAGTGAACCGCGCCCGTCGTGTACAGCGTTTCCTTTCGCAACCGTTTGCCGTAGCCGAACAGTTTACTGGCGTTCCGGGCGTAATGGTGGGTATCGAAGACACCATCAGGGGATTCAGGATGATTTTGGAAGGAGAAGTGGATTATCTTCCCGAACAGGCTTTCTTGAATGTCGGAACCATTGAGGAGGCAATAGAGAAAGGTAAGAAATTGTTGGAACAGGCAGCTAAAAAATAA
- the purT gene encoding formate-dependent phosphoribosylglycinamide formyltransferase, which produces MKKILLLGSGELGKEFVIAAQRKGQHIIACDSYAGAPAMQVADEFEVFDMLNGEELERVVKKHHPDIIVPEIEAIRTERLYDFEKEGIQVVPSARAVNFTMNRKAIRDLAAKELGLKTAKYFYAKTLEELKEAADKIGFPCVVKPLMSSSGKGQSLVKSADELEHAWEYGCSGSRGDIRELIIEEFIKFDSEITLLTITQKNGPTLFCPPIGHVQKGGDYRESFQPAHIDPAHLKEAEEMAEKVTRALTGAGLWGVEFFLSHENGVYFSELSPRPHDTGMVTLAGTQNLNEFELHLRAVLGLPIPGIKQERMGASAVILSPIASQERPQYRGLEEVTKEEDTYLRIFGKPFTRVNRRMGVVLCYAPSGANLDNLRNKAKRIAGKVEVY; this is translated from the coding sequence ATGAAGAAAATACTGTTACTCGGTTCCGGTGAACTAGGAAAAGAATTTGTAATTGCAGCTCAACGTAAAGGTCAACATATCATTGCTTGCGACTCTTATGCAGGAGCACCGGCTATGCAAGTGGCCGATGAATTTGAAGTATTCGACATGCTGAACGGTGAAGAACTGGAACGCGTTGTGAAAAAACACCACCCGGACATCATCGTTCCGGAAATTGAAGCCATCCGCACAGAACGTTTATACGACTTCGAAAAAGAAGGTATTCAGGTAGTTCCCAGTGCTCGTGCTGTGAACTTCACCATGAACCGCAAAGCCATCCGCGACCTCGCCGCTAAAGAACTCGGATTGAAAACAGCCAAATATTTCTATGCCAAAACCTTGGAAGAGCTGAAAGAAGCTGCCGACAAAATCGGTTTCCCTTGTGTCGTTAAACCGTTGATGTCTTCTTCCGGCAAAGGACAATCGCTCGTGAAGAGTGCCGACGAACTCGAGCATGCCTGGGAATACGGATGCAGTGGCAGTCGTGGCGATATCCGCGAACTTATCATTGAGGAATTTATCAAATTCGATAGCGAAATCACCCTGCTTACTATTACTCAAAAAAACGGCCCTACCCTGTTCTGTCCTCCCATCGGACACGTGCAGAAAGGTGGCGACTATCGTGAAAGTTTTCAGCCTGCGCACATCGATCCCGCCCATCTGAAAGAAGCGGAAGAAATGGCAGAGAAAGTAACCCGTGCATTGACAGGCGCAGGACTTTGGGGAGTCGAGTTCTTCCTAAGCCATGAAAACGGGGTCTATTTCTCCGAACTTTCCCCCCGTCCGCATGACACAGGTATGGTGACACTGGCAGGTACACAAAACCTGAACGAATTCGAACTCCACTTACGTGCCGTGCTCGGTCTTCCCATTCCGGGCATCAAACAAGAACGGATGGGCGCAAGCGCCGTGATTCTTTCCCCGATTGCCAGCCAGGAACGCCCTCAATATCGCGGACTGGAAGAAGTAACGAAAGAAGAAGACACCTACCTCCGCATATTCGGCAAACCGTTTACCCGCGTCAACCGCCGCATGGGAGTAGTGCTCTGCTATGCTCCGTCAGGTGCCAATTTGGATAATTTGCGTAATAAGGCAAAGAGAATTGCCGGAAAAGTAGAGGTTTATTAA
- a CDS encoding acyltransferase family protein — translation MTNISSSAFADTKAHYELLDGLRGVAALMVIWYHVFEGFAFAGNSAIETLNHGYLAVDFFFILSGFVIGYAYDDRWGKSLTMKDFFKRRLIRLHPMVVLGAVLGTITFCIQGAVQWDGTHVAISMVMLSLLCAIFFIPAIPGAGYEVRGNGEMFPLNGPCWSLFFEYIGNILYALFIRRLSNKTLTVMVVLLGVALTSFAIFDVSGYGNMGVGWTLDGVNFLGGSLRMLFPFSLGMLLSRNFKPVKIKGAFWICTLILIALFSVPYVEGAEPVCTNGVYEAFCIVVVFPILVWLGASGTTTDKRSTQICKFLGDISYPIYVIHYPLMYLFYAWLIKNQLYTLGETWQVALCVYALCIVLAYLSLKFYDEHLRKYLAKCFLS, via the coding sequence ATGACGAACATTTCTTCTTCAGCCTTTGCAGACACCAAGGCGCATTATGAACTTCTTGACGGACTTCGCGGTGTGGCGGCTCTTATGGTGATCTGGTATCATGTATTCGAGGGCTTCGCTTTTGCCGGTAATAGTGCTATTGAAACATTGAATCACGGATATTTGGCCGTGGATTTCTTTTTTATCCTTTCGGGTTTTGTGATCGGTTACGCTTACGATGATCGTTGGGGTAAGAGTCTGACCATGAAAGATTTTTTTAAACGCCGGTTGATACGTCTTCATCCTATGGTTGTTTTAGGGGCTGTCCTGGGAACTATCACGTTCTGTATTCAGGGGGCTGTGCAATGGGATGGAACACACGTTGCCATATCCATGGTCATGCTATCTCTTCTTTGTGCGATATTTTTTATTCCTGCCATACCGGGTGCGGGTTATGAAGTTCGTGGTAATGGCGAGATGTTCCCCTTGAACGGACCATGCTGGTCGTTGTTTTTCGAGTATATAGGCAATATCCTTTATGCGTTGTTCATTCGCCGTTTGTCTAATAAAACGTTGACTGTAATGGTCGTATTGTTGGGAGTGGCGTTGACGTCTTTCGCTATCTTCGATGTCTCCGGTTATGGGAACATGGGGGTGGGATGGACGTTGGATGGCGTAAACTTTCTGGGCGGATCATTGAGAATGCTTTTCCCTTTTTCTTTGGGTATGCTTTTATCCCGCAATTTCAAACCAGTGAAAATAAAAGGCGCTTTTTGGATATGTACCCTTATATTGATTGCCCTGTTTTCCGTTCCTTATGTGGAGGGAGCAGAGCCGGTTTGTACGAACGGTGTGTATGAAGCGTTTTGCATTGTCGTTGTTTTCCCTATCCTTGTGTGGCTGGGTGCGTCGGGAACAACGACGGATAAGCGGTCAACGCAGATATGTAAGTTCTTGGGGGATATATCTTATCCGATTTACGTGATACATTATCCGTTGATGTATCTGTTTTATGCATGGCTGATTAAGAATCAACTCTATACGCTGGGCGAGACTTGGCAAGTAGCTTTATGTGTTTACGCATTGTGCATCGTATTGGCTTATCTAAGCTTGAAATTCTATGATGAACATTTACGCAAGTATTTGGCAAAATGTTTCTTGAGCTAG
- a CDS encoding Crp/Fnr family transcriptional regulator: protein MENIIRKIRQIYPVSDEALQALQANMELRYYPKDTYIVQTGVTDRLVYFIEEGITRSIFHHNGEDTTTWFSQEGDVTFGMDSLYYQQPSIESVETLSACKIYVIHIDKLNALYETYIDIANWGRILHQNVNKELSHMFVDRLQLPPKERYEQFNRRYPGLINRVKLKYVAAFLGISIYTLSRVRAKK from the coding sequence ATGGAAAATATCATTCGTAAAATCAGGCAAATCTATCCGGTTTCCGATGAAGCACTTCAAGCGCTTCAGGCGAATATGGAATTAAGGTATTATCCAAAAGATACCTATATTGTTCAGACAGGAGTGACAGACCGCTTGGTTTATTTCATTGAAGAGGGCATTACCCGTTCCATATTCCATCACAACGGAGAGGACACCACTACGTGGTTTAGTCAGGAGGGGGACGTTACCTTCGGTATGGATTCGCTCTACTATCAGCAACCATCGATAGAAAGTGTTGAGACGCTTTCCGCTTGCAAAATCTACGTTATCCACATTGACAAACTGAATGCCCTCTACGAAACGTATATCGACATAGCCAACTGGGGAAGAATTCTGCATCAGAATGTCAATAAAGAGCTTAGTCACATGTTTGTGGATCGCCTCCAACTTCCGCCCAAAGAACGCTACGAGCAGTTTAATCGCCGCTATCCCGGATTGATAAACCGGGTGAAGCTGAAATATGTGGCTGCTTTTCTAGGCATTTCTATCTATACCCTTAGCCGTGTACGCGCTAAAAAATAG
- a CDS encoding CatA-like O-acetyltransferase: MNQIEKIIDIATWNRREHYEHFSAFDDPFFGVTVHVDCTHAYQEAKAKDISFSLLVLHRVTTAAAAVEEFRYRIEGDKVVCYDSLLPEATVARADHTFSFAAFEYDPDELVFIRRAKAEMKRLQATTGLNKGGTFHPNAIHYSAVPWLSFTDMKHPTNMRSGDSVPKISTGKFFREGERLMMPVSITCHHGLMDGYHVAQFVENLHL; encoded by the coding sequence ATGAATCAGATAGAAAAAATCATCGATATTGCAACTTGGAACAGAAGAGAACATTATGAGCATTTCAGTGCTTTTGATGATCCGTTTTTTGGAGTGACCGTTCATGTCGACTGTACGCATGCGTATCAGGAAGCCAAAGCCAAAGACATATCCTTCTCCCTGCTAGTCCTTCACCGGGTAACGACTGCCGCTGCTGCGGTAGAAGAATTCCGTTACCGCATCGAAGGCGATAAAGTGGTGTGCTACGACAGCCTTTTGCCCGAAGCTACCGTAGCCCGTGCCGACCATACCTTTTCTTTTGCCGCCTTTGAATACGATCCGGACGAACTCGTCTTTATTCGCCGGGCAAAAGCCGAGATGAAACGTTTGCAAGCCACTACGGGACTCAACAAAGGAGGTACTTTCCATCCCAATGCCATTCATTATTCGGCAGTGCCGTGGCTCTCTTTTACTGACATGAAGCATCCCACTAATATGCGTTCGGGCGACAGCGTCCCCAAAATTTCCACAGGTAAATTCTTCCGTGAAGGAGAGAGACTGATGATGCCCGTTTCTATTACCTGTCATCATGGTTTGATGGATGGCTATCATGTGGCACAATTTGTTGAGAACCTCCATTTATAA
- a CDS encoding DUF4301 family protein, whose product MITTQDKELLAKKGITEEQIAEQLACFQTGFPFLKLDAAASIEKGILAPDVEEQKAYLDAWDAYTNTGKTIVKFVPASGAASRMFKNLFEFLSADYDCPTSKFEQAFFNGIKNFAFYDDLNVACQRIDGKDISELIEEGNYKAVVSALLDTAGLNYGALPKGLLKFHKYPESSRTPMEEHLAEGAMYAAGKSGKVNVHFTVSTEHHELFKKLVAEKADEFSKRYGVDYYITFSEQKPSTDTIAANMDNQPFRDNGKLLFRPGGHGALIENLNDLDADIIFIKNIDNVVPDRLKADTVTYKKLIAGVLVTLQKQVFEYLTLLDSGKYTHDQMMEMLQFLQKKLFCKNPETKNLEDSVLAIYLKNKFNRPMRVCGMVKNVGEPGGGPFLAYNSDGTISLQILESSQIDMNDPAKKEMFEKGTHFNPVDLVCAVRDYKGHKFDLVKYVDKATGFISYKSKNGKELKALELPGLWNGAMSDWNTVFVEVPLSTFNPVKTVNDLLREQHQ is encoded by the coding sequence ATGATAACGACACAGGACAAAGAGTTGCTTGCCAAGAAAGGCATCACGGAAGAGCAAATTGCAGAACAATTGGCTTGCTTCCAGACAGGTTTCCCCTTTTTGAAACTAGATGCGGCCGCTTCCATCGAAAAGGGAATATTGGCTCCCGATGTAGAAGAACAGAAGGCTTATCTGGACGCTTGGGACGCGTATACAAACACAGGTAAGACTATTGTGAAGTTCGTGCCTGCTTCCGGTGCAGCGAGTCGTATGTTCAAGAACCTATTCGAGTTTCTGTCTGCCGACTATGACTGTCCGACTAGCAAGTTCGAACAGGCATTCTTTAACGGAATCAAAAATTTTGCTTTCTATGACGACCTGAATGTAGCCTGCCAGCGTATCGATGGAAAAGATATTTCCGAATTGATCGAAGAAGGCAACTATAAAGCAGTGGTATCTGCCCTGCTCGATACTGCCGGACTGAATTATGGCGCATTGCCGAAAGGGCTGCTCAAATTCCATAAGTACCCCGAAAGTTCACGTACCCCGATGGAAGAACATCTCGCCGAAGGAGCCATGTATGCTGCCGGAAAGAGCGGTAAAGTGAATGTGCATTTCACGGTATCTACCGAACATCACGAACTTTTCAAGAAGTTGGTAGCCGAAAAAGCAGACGAATTCTCCAAACGCTACGGAGTGGACTACTACATTACCTTTTCTGAACAGAAACCGAGTACAGACACCATTGCCGCCAACATGGACAACCAGCCTTTCCGTGACAATGGAAAACTGCTGTTCCGTCCCGGTGGTCACGGTGCCCTGATCGAGAACCTGAACGACCTCGATGCAGATATCATCTTTATCAAGAACATCGACAACGTAGTGCCCGACAGGCTGAAAGCCGACACCGTCACTTATAAGAAACTGATTGCCGGAGTACTCGTGACTTTGCAAAAACAAGTCTTCGAATACCTCACTTTGCTCGATAGCGGCAAATATACCCATGACCAGATGATGGAAATGCTTCAGTTCTTGCAAAAGAAACTTTTCTGCAAGAATCCGGAAACGAAAAATCTGGAAGATTCCGTACTCGCCATTTATCTGAAAAACAAGTTCAACCGTCCGATGCGTGTCTGCGGAATGGTGAAGAACGTAGGAGAACCCGGTGGCGGTCCGTTCCTTGCTTACAATAGCGATGGAACCATTTCCCTGCAAATCCTCGAAAGCTCGCAGATCGATATGAACGATCCGGCTAAGAAAGAGATGTTCGAAAAGGGCACACACTTCAATCCGGTGGACCTCGTATGCGCCGTGCGTGATTATAAGGGACACAAATTCGACTTGGTGAAATATGTAGATAAAGCAACCGGCTTCATCTCTTACAAATCTAAGAATGGCAAAGAGCTGAAAGCTCTCGAACTTCCCGGCTTGTGGAACGGTGCGATGAGCGACTGGAATACCGTCTTTGTAGAAGTGCCACTTTCTACCTTCAACCCGGTAAAAACAGTGAACGACCTGTTGCGTGAGCAACATCAGTAA
- a CDS encoding bifunctional (p)ppGpp synthetase/guanosine-3',5'-bis(diphosphate) 3'-pyrophosphohydrolase has protein sequence MDDFFTSEEKKELFSLYRHLLQSAGDSISWKDCLKLKRHLTQAAECNGLQRNNFGMNPVIRDLQTAVIVAEEIGMKGSCLTGIMLHEIVKGHALSIDEVKAEYGEDVASIIKGLVKTNELYAKSPAIESENFRNLLLSFAEDMRVILIMIADRVNVMRQIKDTDNEEDRTQVANEAAYLYAPLAHKLGLYKLKSELEDLSLKYTQKETYYFIKDKLNETKASRDKYIAAFIEPIKKKVAEAGLKFDIKGRTKSIHSIWSKIQKQKTSFEGIYDLFAIRIILDSDPEPAKEKQVCWQVYSIVTDMYQPNPKRLRDWLSIPKSNGYESLHITVMGPEGKWVEVQIRTRRMDEIAERGLAAHWRYKGIKGETGLDEWLTSVREALENADNDSMKVMDQFKMDLYEDEVFVFTPKGDLFKLAKGATVLDFAFHIHSKLGCKCIGAKVNGKNAQLKQKLNSGDQVEIMTSNTQTPKQDWLNIVTTSKARTKIRQALKEIVARQHAFAKETLERKFKNRKLEYDEATMMRLIKRLGFKNVTEFYQQIADGGLDVNEILDKYVEQQKRDSDTHDEIVYRSAEGYNLQATQEETMSKEDILVIDQNLKGLEFKLAKCCNPIYGDDVFGFVTVSGGIKIHRTDCPNASQMRERFGYRIVKARWAGKSIGTQYPITLRVVGHDDIGIVTNITSIISKENGITLRSIGIDSHDGLFSGTLTVMVGDTGRLEALIKKLRTIKGVKQVSRN, from the coding sequence ATGGACGACTTTTTTACATCGGAGGAAAAAAAGGAGCTTTTTTCACTCTACCGGCATTTGTTGCAATCTGCAGGAGATAGCATTTCCTGGAAGGATTGCTTAAAGTTAAAGAGGCATCTTACCCAAGCAGCCGAGTGTAACGGCCTGCAACGCAATAATTTCGGGATGAATCCCGTCATCAGAGATTTACAAACGGCAGTGATCGTTGCCGAAGAAATCGGAATGAAAGGTTCGTGCCTGACCGGTATCATGTTGCACGAAATCGTGAAGGGACACGCATTGTCTATCGACGAGGTGAAAGCCGAATATGGTGAAGATGTGGCAAGTATCATCAAGGGATTGGTGAAAACGAACGAATTGTATGCGAAGAGTCCGGCCATCGAATCGGAAAACTTCCGTAATCTGCTGCTTTCTTTTGCGGAGGATATGCGTGTAATCCTGATTATGATTGCAGACCGCGTGAACGTGATGCGCCAAATCAAAGATACGGACAACGAAGAGGACCGGACCCAAGTGGCGAACGAGGCTGCATATCTGTATGCTCCGCTGGCGCATAAGCTGGGACTGTATAAGCTGAAATCGGAACTGGAGGATTTGTCTCTCAAATATACGCAGAAGGAAACGTATTATTTTATCAAAGATAAGCTGAACGAAACGAAGGCATCCCGTGACAAGTATATCGCCGCTTTTATCGAGCCGATCAAGAAGAAGGTGGCAGAAGCGGGACTGAAGTTTGACATCAAGGGGCGCACCAAGTCGATACACTCGATATGGAGCAAGATTCAGAAACAGAAGACCTCTTTTGAAGGGATTTACGACTTGTTCGCTATCCGTATCATCCTCGATTCGGATCCGGAACCGGCCAAGGAGAAGCAGGTATGCTGGCAGGTTTATTCGATTGTAACGGATATGTATCAACCGAACCCGAAGCGTCTGCGCGACTGGCTCTCTATCCCGAAAAGTAACGGTTACGAGTCTTTGCACATCACCGTGATGGGACCGGAAGGGAAATGGGTGGAAGTGCAGATACGTACCCGCCGCATGGACGAGATCGCAGAACGCGGACTGGCAGCCCACTGGAGATATAAAGGCATCAAAGGTGAAACGGGTCTGGATGAGTGGTTGACTTCTGTGCGCGAGGCATTGGAAAATGCAGACAACGACTCGATGAAAGTGATGGATCAGTTCAAGATGGATCTCTACGAGGATGAGGTGTTTGTTTTCACTCCCAAGGGCGACTTGTTCAAGCTCGCCAAAGGGGCTACAGTGCTCGATTTTGCGTTCCATATCCATAGCAAACTGGGATGCAAGTGTATCGGTGCGAAAGTGAACGGCAAAAATGCACAGCTTAAACAGAAACTGAACAGTGGCGACCAAGTGGAAATCATGACTTCAAACACCCAGACCCCGAAACAGGACTGGCTGAACATTGTGACGACCTCCAAAGCGCGCACCAAGATAAGGCAGGCTCTCAAGGAGATAGTGGCACGTCAGCATGCTTTTGCCAAAGAGACGTTGGAACGGAAATTCAAGAACCGTAAGCTGGAATATGATGAAGCGACCATGATGCGCCTCATCAAGCGACTGGGATTCAAGAATGTGACGGAGTTCTATCAACAGATCGCCGACGGTGGACTGGACGTTAACGAGATTCTGGATAAATATGTAGAGCAACAGAAACGGGACAGTGATACGCACGATGAAATTGTTTATCGCAGTGCCGAAGGGTATAACTTGCAAGCTACGCAGGAGGAAACGATGTCCAAGGAAGATATACTGGTGATCGACCAGAATCTGAAGGGGCTGGAATTCAAGTTGGCTAAATGTTGTAATCCGATTTATGGGGATGATGTGTTTGGGTTCGTTACGGTAAGCGGGGGTATCAAGATACACCGGACTGACTGTCCGAATGCCAGCCAGATGCGTGAACGTTTCGGTTACCGGATTGTGAAAGCTCGTTGGGCGGGAAAATCGATAGGTACGCAGTATCCTATCACGCTGCGGGTGGTAGGGCATGATGATATTGGTATCGTGACTAATATCACTTCTATCATCTCAAAAGAGAATGGCATCACACTACGCTCCATCGGAATCGACTCGCACGACGGTCTGTTCTCCGGAACGCTGACGGTCATGGTGGGTGATACGGGACGTTTGGAGGCTCTTATCAAGAAATTACGTACTATAAAAGGAGTAAAACAAGTTAGCCGGAATTAA
- a CDS encoding MFS transporter, with amino-acid sequence MAVKLWTVHFIRICVANLLLFISLYLLFPVLSVEMCDRLGVPVAQTGGIFLFLTLGMLLIGPFHAYLVDAYKRKYVCMFAAALMVVATIGYAFVTNLTELILLSTVQGLAFGIGTTAGITLAIDITNSTLRSAGNVSFSWTARLGMIVGIILGVWLYQSHSFQNLLTVSVVTGVAGILVLSGVYVPFRAPIVTKLYSFDRFLLLRGWVPAVNLILITFVPGLLISLVHPFLNDSVLGDRRIPVPFFVGIVVGYIISLFFARLFFLKEKNSRLVIMGIGLEIVAVSLLNTNISMGISSVLLGLGLGLILPEFLVMFVKLSHHCQRGTANTTHLLATEVGISLGIATACYMELDTDKMLHTGQIVASIALLFFVLITYPYYIKKKVR; translated from the coding sequence ATGGCAGTTAAATTATGGACAGTTCATTTTATACGGATATGTGTGGCTAATTTGCTGTTGTTTATATCCTTGTATCTGTTGTTTCCGGTGCTTTCGGTTGAGATGTGTGACCGTCTCGGAGTGCCGGTTGCACAGACAGGGGGCATTTTTCTCTTTTTAACCTTGGGGATGTTGCTCATCGGTCCTTTTCATGCCTATCTGGTAGATGCATACAAGCGTAAATACGTATGTATGTTTGCTGCCGCCCTGATGGTAGTGGCAACAATCGGATATGCTTTTGTGACAAACCTCACAGAACTGATTCTGTTGAGTACTGTGCAGGGTCTCGCCTTTGGTATAGGCACTACAGCCGGCATCACATTGGCTATCGACATCACTAACTCCACACTGCGCAGTGCGGGAAACGTCAGTTTTTCATGGACAGCACGCTTGGGAATGATCGTAGGTATTATCCTCGGAGTATGGTTATATCAAAGTCACTCATTCCAAAACCTGCTCACAGTATCTGTTGTAACGGGAGTAGCAGGAATCCTCGTGTTGTCGGGAGTATATGTGCCTTTCCGTGCACCGATTGTCACCAAACTCTATTCTTTCGACCGTTTTTTACTGCTTCGTGGATGGGTTCCTGCTGTCAATCTGATTCTGATAACCTTCGTTCCGGGCTTACTGATTTCGTTGGTACACCCTTTTCTAAATGATTCCGTACTTGGTGACAGGAGAATCCCCGTACCGTTTTTTGTAGGGATAGTGGTCGGATATATTATTTCCCTGTTCTTTGCACGTCTGTTTTTCTTGAAAGAGAAAAACTCGCGACTGGTCATTATGGGAATTGGATTGGAAATAGTTGCCGTATCTTTATTGAATACAAACATATCGATGGGTATTTCTTCCGTACTCTTAGGATTGGGGTTAGGCCTTATCCTGCCGGAATTTCTGGTGATGTTCGTAAAGCTATCCCACCATTGCCAACGCGGAACAGCCAACACCACACATCTACTGGCAACCGAAGTCGGCATTTCTTTGGGTATCGCTACCGCCTGCTACATGGAACTGGATACTGACAAAATGCTTCATACAGGACAAATCGTAGCATCAATCGCCTTACTCTTTTTTGTATTGATTACTTACCCTTATTATATAAAGAAGAAAGTAAGATAG
- the panB gene encoding 3-methyl-2-oxobutanoate hydroxymethyltransferase — protein MAGYISDDARKVTTHRLIEMKQRGEKISMLTAYDYTMAQIVDGAGMDVILVGDSASNVMAGNVTTLPITLDQMIYHAKSVVRGVKRAMVVVDMPFGSYQGNEMEGLASAIRIMKESHADALKLEGGEEIIDTVKRIVCAGIPVMGHLGLMPQSINKYGTYTVRAKDDAEASKLIRDAHLLEEAGCFAIVLEKIPATLAERVASELTIPIIGIGAGGHVDGQVLVIQDMLGMNNGFRPRFLRRYADLYTVMTDAISSYVSDVKNCYFPNEKEQY, from the coding sequence ATGGCTGGTTATATCTCAGATGACGCAAGAAAGGTGACTACTCATCGCTTGATCGAAATGAAACAGAGAGGCGAAAAAATATCTATGTTGACTGCATATGACTACACAATGGCCCAGATTGTAGATGGTGCGGGAATGGATGTGATTCTGGTAGGCGATTCTGCTTCTAACGTAATGGCTGGTAATGTTACTACATTGCCTATCACCCTCGACCAAATGATTTATCATGCTAAATCCGTAGTACGTGGTGTAAAGCGTGCAATGGTGGTAGTTGATATGCCTTTCGGCTCTTATCAGGGCAACGAAATGGAAGGACTTGCTTCCGCTATCCGCATTATGAAAGAAAGCCACGCTGACGCATTGAAGCTCGAAGGCGGTGAAGAAATCATAGATACGGTGAAACGCATCGTATGTGCCGGTATTCCGGTAATGGGACATTTGGGACTCATGCCCCAATCCATCAATAAATACGGTACCTATACCGTGCGTGCCAAGGACGATGCCGAAGCCAGTAAACTGATTCGCGACGCTCATTTGCTGGAGGAAGCAGGCTGTTTTGCCATTGTACTCGAAAAGATTCCCGCCACTCTTGCCGAACGTGTAGCTTCCGAGCTGACTATACCTATTATCGGTATCGGTGCCGGCGGACACGTAGACGGTCAGGTATTGGTGATTCAGGATATGCTGGGCATGAATAACGGATTCCGTCCGCGTTTCTTGCGTCGTTATGCTGATTTGTACACGGTGATGACCGATGCAATCAGCAGTTACGTTTCTGACGTGAAGAATTGTTATTTCCCTAACGAGAAGGAACAGTATTAA